Proteins encoded by one window of Lasioglossum baleicum chromosome 4, iyLasBale1, whole genome shotgun sequence:
- the Apid1 gene encoding apidaecin 1 isoform X3: MKYTSTMKTFFILTIFAIACTAMAASEVVEGPPGPPHTRLRREADPEAEPGRPKPIYVPPPRPPHPRLRREADPEAEPGRPMPIYVPPPRPPHPRLRREADPEAEPGRPMPIYVPPPRPPHPRLRREADPEPEPGKPMPVNVPRPVYIPPPRPPHPRLRREADPEPEPEAYRPVYVPPPRPPHPRLRREADPEPEPGNPRPVNIPKPIYVPPPRPPHPRLRREADPEPEPGKPMPVNVPRPVYIPPPRPPHPRLRREADPEPEPEAYRPVYVPPPRPPHPRLRREADPEPEPGNPRPVNIPKPIYVPPPRPPHPRLRREADPEPEPGKPMPVNVPRPVYIPPPRPPHPRLRREADPEPEPGNPRPVNVPKPIYVPPPRPPHPRLRREADPEPEPEAYRTVYVPPPRPPHPRLRREADPEPEPGKPKPLTLPKEQVYVPPPRPPHPRLRREADPEPEPGKPRPVNVPRPVYIPPPRPPHPRL, from the exons ATGAAGTACACTTCAACAATGAAGACTTTCTTCATCCTGACAATTTTCGCCATCGCCTGTACGGCGATGGCAGCTAGCGAGGTTGTTGAGGGACCACCTGGCCCACCCCATACG CGTTTACGTCGTGAAGCCGACCCAGAAGCAGAACCCGGAAGACCTAAGCCAATATATGTCCCTCCTCCACGACCACCACACCCG CGTCTTCGTCGTGAAGCCGATCCAGAAGCAGAACCCGGAAGACCTATGCCAATATATGTCCCTCCTCCACGACCACCACACCCG CGTCTTCGTCGTGAAGCCGATCCAGAAGCAGAACCCGGAAGACCTATGCCAATATATGTCCCTCCTCCACGACCACCACACCCG CGTCTCCGCCGTGAAGCCGACCCAGAGCCTGAACCCGGTAAACCTATGCCAGTAAATGTACCAAGGCCAGTGTATATTCCTCCCCCCAGACCGCCACACCCG CGTCTTCGTCGTGAAGCTGACCCAGAGCCAGAACCCGAAGCATATAGGCCAGTGTATGTTCCTCCTCCGAGACCGCCACACCCG CGTCTTCGTCGTGAAGCTGATCCAGAGCCTGAACCCGGTAACCCTCGGCCAGTAAATATACCTAAGCCAATATATGTCCCTCCTCCACGACCACCACACCCG CGTCTCCGCCGTGAAGCCGACCCAGAGCCTGAACCCGGTAAACCTATGCCAGTAAATGTACCAAGGCCAGTGTATATTCCTCCCCCCAGACCGCCACACCCG CGTCTTCGTCGTGAAGCTGACCCAGAGCCAGAACCCGAAGCATATAGGCCAGTGTATGTTCCTCCTCCGAGACCGCCACACCCG CGTCTTCGTCGTGAAGCTGATCCAGAGCCTGAACCCGGTAACCCTCGGCCAGTAAATATACCTAAGCCAATATATGTCCCTCCTCCACGACCACCACACCCG CGTCTGCGCCGTGAAGCCGACCCAGAGCCTGAACCCGGTAAACCTATGCCAGTAAATGTACCAAGGCCAGTGTATATTCCTCCCCCCAGACCGCCACACCCG CGTCTTCGTCGTGAAGCTGATCCAGAGCCTGAACCCGGTAACCCTAGACCAGTAAATGTACCAAAGCCAATATATGTCCCTCCTCCACGACCACCACACCCG CGTCTTCGACGTGAAGCTGATCCAGAGCCTGAGCCCGAAGCATATAGGACAGTGTATGTTCCTCCTCCGAGACCGCCACACCCG CGTCTTCGTCGTGAAGCCGACCCAGAGCCTGAACCCGGAAAACCTAAGCCACTAACTTTACCAAAGGAACAAGTATATGTCCCTCCTCCGCGACCACCACACCCG cGTCTCCGCCGTGAAGCCGACCCAGAGCCTGAACCTGGTAAACCTAGGCCAGTAAATGTACCAAGGCCAGTGTATATTCCTCCCCCCAGACCGCCACACCCG CGTCTCTGA
- the Apid1 gene encoding apidaecin 1 isoform X8: MKYTSTMKTFFILTIFAIACTAMAASEVVEGPPGPPHTRLRREADPEAEPGRPKPIYVPPPRPPHPRLRREADPEAEPGRPMPIYVPPPRPPHPRLRREADPEAEPGRPMPIYVPPPRPPHPRLRREADPEPEPGKPMPVNVPRPVYIPPPRPPHPRLRREADPEPEPEAYRPVYVPPPRPPHPRLRREADPEPEPGNPRPVNIPKPIYVPPPRPPHPRLRREADPEPEPGKPMPVNVPRPVYIPPPRPPHPRLRREADPEPEPEAYRPVYVPPPRPPHPRLRREADPEPEPGKPMPVNVPRPVYIPPPRPPHPRLRREADPEPEPEAYRPVYVPPPRPPHPRLRREADPEPEPGNPRPVNVPKPIYVPPPRPPHPRLRREADPEPEPEAYRTVYVPPPRPPHPRLRREADPEPEPGKPKPLTLPKEQVYVPPPRPPHPRLRREADPEPEPGKPRPVNVPRPVYIPPPRPPHPRL; the protein is encoded by the exons ATGAAGTACACTTCAACAATGAAGACTTTCTTCATCCTGACAATTTTCGCCATCGCCTGTACGGCGATGGCAGCTAGCGAGGTTGTTGAGGGACCACCTGGCCCACCCCATACG CGTTTACGTCGTGAAGCCGACCCAGAAGCAGAACCCGGAAGACCTAAGCCAATATATGTCCCTCCTCCACGACCACCACACCCG CGTCTTCGTCGTGAAGCCGATCCAGAAGCAGAACCCGGAAGACCTATGCCAATATATGTCCCTCCTCCACGACCACCACACCCG CGTCTTCGTCGTGAAGCCGATCCAGAAGCAGAACCCGGAAGACCTATGCCAATATATGTCCCTCCTCCACGACCACCACACCCG CGTCTCCGCCGTGAAGCCGACCCAGAGCCTGAACCCGGTAAACCTATGCCAGTAAATGTACCAAGGCCAGTGTATATTCCTCCCCCCAGACCGCCACACCCG CGTCTTCGTCGTGAAGCTGACCCAGAGCCAGAACCCGAAGCATATAGGCCAGTGTATGTTCCTCCTCCGAGACCGCCACACCCG CGTCTTCGTCGTGAAGCTGATCCAGAGCCTGAACCCGGTAACCCTCGGCCAGTAAATATACCTAAGCCAATATATGTCCCTCCTCCACGACCACCACACCCG CGTCTCCGCCGTGAAGCCGACCCAGAGCCTGAACCCGGTAAACCTATGCCAGTAAATGTACCAAGGCCAGTGTATATTCCTCCCCCCAGACCGCCACACCCG CGTCTTCGTCGTGAAGCTGACCCAGAGCCAGAACCCGAAGCATATAGGCCAGTGTATGTTCCTCCTCCGAGACCGCCACACCCG CGTCTGCGCCGTGAAGCCGACCCAGAGCCTGAACCCGGTAAACCTATGCCAGTAAATGTACCAAGGCCAGTGTATATTCCTCCCCCCAGACCGCCACACCCG CGTCTCCGCCGTGAAGCCGACCCAGAGCCTGAACCCGAAGCATATAGGCCAGTGTATGTTCCTCCTCCGAGGCCGCCACACCCG CGTCTTCGTCGTGAAGCTGATCCAGAGCCTGAACCCGGTAACCCTAGACCAGTAAATGTACCAAAGCCAATATATGTCCCTCCTCCACGACCACCACACCCG CGTCTTCGACGTGAAGCTGATCCAGAGCCTGAGCCCGAAGCATATAGGACAGTGTATGTTCCTCCTCCGAGACCGCCACACCCG CGTCTTCGTCGTGAAGCCGACCCAGAGCCTGAACCCGGAAAACCTAAGCCACTAACTTTACCAAAGGAACAAGTATATGTCCCTCCTCCGCGACCACCACACCCG cGTCTCCGCCGTGAAGCCGACCCAGAGCCTGAACCTGGTAAACCTAGGCCAGTAAATGTACCAAGGCCAGTGTATATTCCTCCCCCCAGACCGCCACACCCG CGTCTCTGA
- the Apid1 gene encoding apidaecin 1 isoform X32, which translates to MKYTSTMKTFFILTIFAIACTAMAASEVVEGPPGPPHTRLRREADPEAEPGRPKPIYVPPPRPPHPRLRREADPEAEPGRPMPIYVPPPRPPHPRLRREADPEAEPGRPMPIYVPPPRPPHPRLRREADPEPEPGKPMPVNVPRPVYIPPPRPPHPRLRREADPEPEPEAYRPVYVPPPRPPHPRLRREADPEPEPGNPRPVNIPKPIYVPPPRPPHPRLRREADPEPEPGKPMPVNVPRPVYIPPPRPPHPRLRREADPEPEPEAYRPVYVPPPRPPHPRLRREADPEPEPGNPRPVNIPKPIYVPPPRPPHPRLRREADPEPEPEAYRTVYVPPPRPPHPRLRREADPEPEPGKPKPLTLPKEQVYVPPPRPPHPRLRREADPEPEPGKPRPVNVPRPVYIPPPRPPHPRL; encoded by the exons ATGAAGTACACTTCAACAATGAAGACTTTCTTCATCCTGACAATTTTCGCCATCGCCTGTACGGCGATGGCAGCTAGCGAGGTTGTTGAGGGACCACCTGGCCCACCCCATACG CGTTTACGTCGTGAAGCCGACCCAGAAGCAGAACCCGGAAGACCTAAGCCAATATATGTCCCTCCTCCACGACCACCACACCCG CGTCTTCGTCGTGAAGCCGATCCAGAAGCAGAACCCGGAAGACCTATGCCAATATATGTCCCTCCTCCACGACCACCACACCCG CGTCTTCGTCGTGAAGCCGATCCAGAAGCAGAACCCGGAAGACCTATGCCAATATATGTCCCTCCTCCACGACCACCACACCCG CGTCTCCGCCGTGAAGCCGACCCAGAGCCTGAACCCGGTAAACCTATGCCAGTAAATGTACCAAGGCCAGTGTATATTCCTCCCCCCAGACCGCCACACCCG CGTCTTCGTCGTGAAGCTGACCCAGAGCCAGAACCCGAAGCATATAGGCCAGTGTATGTTCCTCCTCCGAGACCGCCACACCCG CGTCTTCGTCGTGAAGCTGATCCAGAGCCTGAACCCGGTAACCCTCGGCCAGTAAATATACCTAAGCCAATATATGTCCCTCCTCCACGACCACCACACCCG CGTCTCCGCCGTGAAGCCGACCCAGAGCCTGAACCCGGTAAACCTATGCCAGTAAATGTACCAAGGCCAGTGTATATTCCTCCCCCCAGACCGCCACACCCG CGTCTTCGTCGTGAAGCTGACCCAGAGCCAGAACCCGAAGCATATAGGCCAGTGTATGTTCCTCCTCCGAGACCGCCACACCCG CGTCTTCGTCGTGAAGCTGATCCAGAGCCTGAACCCGGTAACCCTCGGCCAGTAAATATACCTAAGCCAATATATGTCCCTCCTCCACGACCACCACACCCG CGTCTTCGACGTGAAGCTGATCCAGAGCCTGAGCCCGAAGCATATAGGACAGTGTATGTTCCTCCTCCGAGACCGCCACACCCG CGTCTTCGTCGTGAAGCCGACCCAGAGCCTGAACCCGGAAAACCTAAGCCACTAACTTTACCAAAGGAACAAGTATATGTCCCTCCTCCGCGACCACCACACCCG cGTCTCCGCCGTGAAGCCGACCCAGAGCCTGAACCTGGTAAACCTAGGCCAGTAAATGTACCAAGGCCAGTGTATATTCCTCCCCCCAGACCGCCACACCCG CGTCTCTGA
- the Apid1 gene encoding apidaecin 1 isoform X36 produces the protein MKYTSTMKTFFILTIFAIACTAMAASEVVEGPPGPPHTRLRREADPEAEPGRPKPIYVPPPRPPHPRLRREADPEAEPGRPMPIYVPPPRPPHPRLRREADPEAEPGRPMPIYVPPPRPPHPRLRREADPEPEPEAYRPVYVPPPRPPHPRLRREADPEPEPGNPRPVNIPKPIYVPPPRPPHPRLRREADPEPEPEAYRPVYVPPPRPPHPRLRREADPEPEPGNPRPVNIPKPIYVPPPRPPHPRLRREADPEPEPEAYRPVYVPPPRPPHPRLRREADPEPEPGNPRPVNVPKPIYVPPPRPPHPRLRREADPEPEPEAYRTVYVPPPRPPHPRLRREADPEPEPGKPKPLTLPKEQVYVPPPRPPHPRLRREADPEPEPGKPRPVNVPRPVYIPPPRPPHPRL, from the exons ATGAAGTACACTTCAACAATGAAGACTTTCTTCATCCTGACAATTTTCGCCATCGCCTGTACGGCGATGGCAGCTAGCGAGGTTGTTGAGGGACCACCTGGCCCACCCCATACG CGTTTACGTCGTGAAGCCGACCCAGAAGCAGAACCCGGAAGACCTAAGCCAATATATGTCCCTCCTCCACGACCACCACACCCG CGTCTTCGTCGTGAAGCCGATCCAGAAGCAGAACCCGGAAGACCTATGCCAATATATGTCCCTCCTCCACGACCACCACACCCG CGTCTTCGTCGTGAAGCCGATCCAGAAGCAGAACCCGGAAGACCTATGCCAATATATGTCCCTCCTCCACGACCACCACACCCG CGTCTTCGTCGTGAAGCTGACCCAGAGCCAGAACCCGAAGCATATAGGCCAGTGTATGTTCCTCCTCCGAGACCGCCACACCCG CGTCTTCGTCGTGAAGCTGATCCAGAGCCTGAACCCGGTAACCCTCGGCCAGTAAATATACCTAAGCCAATATATGTCCCTCCTCCACGACCACCACACCCG CGTCTTCGTCGTGAAGCTGACCCAGAGCCAGAACCCGAAGCATATAGGCCAGTGTATGTTCCTCCTCCGAGACCGCCACACCCG CGTCTTCGTCGTGAAGCTGATCCAGAGCCTGAACCCGGTAACCCTCGGCCAGTAAATATACCTAAGCCAATATATGTCCCTCCTCCACGACCACCACACCCG CGTCTCCGCCGTGAAGCCGACCCAGAGCCTGAACCCGAAGCATATAGGCCAGTGTATGTTCCTCCTCCGAGGCCGCCACACCCG CGTCTTCGTCGTGAAGCTGATCCAGAGCCTGAACCCGGTAACCCTAGACCAGTAAATGTACCAAAGCCAATATATGTCCCTCCTCCACGACCACCACACCCG CGTCTTCGACGTGAAGCTGATCCAGAGCCTGAGCCCGAAGCATATAGGACAGTGTATGTTCCTCCTCCGAGACCGCCACACCCG CGTCTTCGTCGTGAAGCCGACCCAGAGCCTGAACCCGGAAAACCTAAGCCACTAACTTTACCAAAGGAACAAGTATATGTCCCTCCTCCGCGACCACCACACCCG cGTCTCCGCCGTGAAGCCGACCCAGAGCCTGAACCTGGTAAACCTAGGCCAGTAAATGTACCAAGGCCAGTGTATATTCCTCCCCCCAGACCGCCACACCCG CGTCTCTGA
- the Apid1 gene encoding apidaecin 1 isoform X33 translates to MKYTSTMKTFFILTIFAIACTAMAASEVVEGPPGPPHTRLRREADPEAEPGRPKPIYVPPPRPPHPRLRREADPEAEPGRPMPIYVPPPRPPHPRLRREADPEAEPGRPMPIYVPPPRPPHPRLRREADPEPEPGKPMPVNVPRPVYIPPPRPPHPRLRREADPEPEPEAYRPVYVPPPRPPHPRLRREADPEPEPGNPRPVNIPKPIYVPPPRPPHPRLRREADPEPEPGKPMPVNVPRPVYIPPPRPPHPRLRREADPEPEPEAYRPVYVPPPRPPHPRLRREADPEPEPGKPMPVNVPRPVYIPPPRPPHPRLRREADPEPEPEAYRTVYVPPPRPPHPRLRREADPEPEPGKPKPLTLPKEQVYVPPPRPPHPRLRREADPEPEPGKPRPVNVPRPVYIPPPRPPHPRL, encoded by the exons ATGAAGTACACTTCAACAATGAAGACTTTCTTCATCCTGACAATTTTCGCCATCGCCTGTACGGCGATGGCAGCTAGCGAGGTTGTTGAGGGACCACCTGGCCCACCCCATACG CGTTTACGTCGTGAAGCCGACCCAGAAGCAGAACCCGGAAGACCTAAGCCAATATATGTCCCTCCTCCACGACCACCACACCCG CGTCTTCGTCGTGAAGCCGATCCAGAAGCAGAACCCGGAAGACCTATGCCAATATATGTCCCTCCTCCACGACCACCACACCCG CGTCTTCGTCGTGAAGCCGATCCAGAAGCAGAACCCGGAAGACCTATGCCAATATATGTCCCTCCTCCACGACCACCACACCCG CGTCTCCGCCGTGAAGCCGACCCAGAGCCTGAACCCGGTAAACCTATGCCAGTAAATGTACCAAGGCCAGTGTATATTCCTCCCCCCAGACCGCCACACCCG CGTCTTCGTCGTGAAGCTGACCCAGAGCCAGAACCCGAAGCATATAGGCCAGTGTATGTTCCTCCTCCGAGACCGCCACACCCG CGTCTTCGTCGTGAAGCTGATCCAGAGCCTGAACCCGGTAACCCTCGGCCAGTAAATATACCTAAGCCAATATATGTCCCTCCTCCACGACCACCACACCCG CGTCTCCGCCGTGAAGCCGACCCAGAGCCTGAACCCGGTAAACCTATGCCAGTAAATGTACCAAGGCCAGTGTATATTCCTCCCCCCAGACCGCCACACCCG CGTCTTCGTCGTGAAGCTGACCCAGAGCCAGAACCCGAAGCATATAGGCCAGTGTATGTTCCTCCTCCGAGACCGCCACACCCG CGTCTGCGCCGTGAAGCCGACCCAGAGCCTGAACCCGGTAAACCTATGCCAGTAAATGTACCAAGGCCAGTGTATATTCCTCCCCCCAGACCGCCACACCCG CGTCTTCGACGTGAAGCTGATCCAGAGCCTGAGCCCGAAGCATATAGGACAGTGTATGTTCCTCCTCCGAGACCGCCACACCCG CGTCTTCGTCGTGAAGCCGACCCAGAGCCTGAACCCGGAAAACCTAAGCCACTAACTTTACCAAAGGAACAAGTATATGTCCCTCCTCCGCGACCACCACACCCG cGTCTCCGCCGTGAAGCCGACCCAGAGCCTGAACCTGGTAAACCTAGGCCAGTAAATGTACCAAGGCCAGTGTATATTCCTCCCCCCAGACCGCCACACCCG CGTCTCTGA
- the Apid1 gene encoding apidaecin 1 isoform X17 yields the protein MKYTSTMKTFFILTIFAIACTAMAASEVVEGPPGPPHTRLRREADPEAEPGRPKPIYVPPPRPPHPRLRREADPEAEPGRPMPIYVPPPRPPHPRLRREADPEAEPGRPMPIYVPPPRPPHPRLRREADPEPEPGKPMPVNVPRPVYIPPPRPPHPRLRREADPEPEPEAYRPVYVPPPRPPHPRLRREADPEPEPGNPRPVNIPKPIYVPPPRPPHPRLRREADPEPEPGKPMPVNVPRPVYIPPPRPPHPRLRREADPEPEPEAYRPVYVPPPRPPHPRLRREADPEPEPGNPRPVNIPKPIYVPPPRPPHPRLRREADPEPEPGKPMPVNVPRPVYIPPPRPPHPRLRREADPEPEPEAYRTVYVPPPRPPHPRLRREADPEPEPGKPKPLTLPKEQVYVPPPRPPHPRLRREADPEPEPGKPRPVNVPRPVYIPPPRPPHPRL from the exons ATGAAGTACACTTCAACAATGAAGACTTTCTTCATCCTGACAATTTTCGCCATCGCCTGTACGGCGATGGCAGCTAGCGAGGTTGTTGAGGGACCACCTGGCCCACCCCATACG CGTTTACGTCGTGAAGCCGACCCAGAAGCAGAACCCGGAAGACCTAAGCCAATATATGTCCCTCCTCCACGACCACCACACCCG CGTCTTCGTCGTGAAGCCGATCCAGAAGCAGAACCCGGAAGACCTATGCCAATATATGTCCCTCCTCCACGACCACCACACCCG CGTCTTCGTCGTGAAGCCGATCCAGAAGCAGAACCCGGAAGACCTATGCCAATATATGTCCCTCCTCCACGACCACCACACCCG CGTCTCCGCCGTGAAGCCGACCCAGAGCCTGAACCCGGTAAACCTATGCCAGTAAATGTACCAAGGCCAGTGTATATTCCTCCCCCCAGACCGCCACACCCG CGTCTTCGTCGTGAAGCTGACCCAGAGCCAGAACCCGAAGCATATAGGCCAGTGTATGTTCCTCCTCCGAGACCGCCACACCCG CGTCTTCGTCGTGAAGCTGATCCAGAGCCTGAACCCGGTAACCCTCGGCCAGTAAATATACCTAAGCCAATATATGTCCCTCCTCCACGACCACCACACCCG CGTCTCCGCCGTGAAGCCGACCCAGAGCCTGAACCCGGTAAACCTATGCCAGTAAATGTACCAAGGCCAGTGTATATTCCTCCCCCCAGACCGCCACACCCG CGTCTTCGTCGTGAAGCTGACCCAGAGCCAGAACCCGAAGCATATAGGCCAGTGTATGTTCCTCCTCCGAGACCGCCACACCCG CGTCTTCGTCGTGAAGCTGATCCAGAGCCTGAACCCGGTAACCCTCGGCCAGTAAATATACCTAAGCCAATATATGTCCCTCCTCCACGACCACCACACCCG CGTCTGCGCCGTGAAGCCGACCCAGAGCCTGAACCCGGTAAACCTATGCCAGTAAATGTACCAAGGCCAGTGTATATTCCTCCCCCCAGACCGCCACACCCG CGTCTTCGACGTGAAGCTGATCCAGAGCCTGAGCCCGAAGCATATAGGACAGTGTATGTTCCTCCTCCGAGACCGCCACACCCG CGTCTTCGTCGTGAAGCCGACCCAGAGCCTGAACCCGGAAAACCTAAGCCACTAACTTTACCAAAGGAACAAGTATATGTCCCTCCTCCGCGACCACCACACCCG cGTCTCCGCCGTGAAGCCGACCCAGAGCCTGAACCTGGTAAACCTAGGCCAGTAAATGTACCAAGGCCAGTGTATATTCCTCCCCCCAGACCGCCACACCCG CGTCTCTGA
- the Apid1 gene encoding apidaecin 1 isoform X10 produces MKYTSTMKTFFILTIFAIACTAMAASEVVEGPPGPPHTRLRREADPEAEPGRPKPIYVPPPRPPHPRLRREADPEAEPGRPMPIYVPPPRPPHPRLRREADPEAEPGRPMPIYVPPPRPPHPRLRREADPEPEPGKPMPVNVPRPVYIPPPRPPHPRLRREADPEPEPEAYRPVYVPPPRPPHPRLRREADPEPEPGKPMPVNVPRPVYIPPPRPPHPRLRREADPEPEPEAYRPVYVPPPRPPHPRLRREADPEPEPGNPRPVNIPKPIYVPPPRPPHPRLRREADPEPEPGKPMPVNVPRPVYIPPPRPPHPRLRREADPEPEPEAYRPVYVPPPRPPHPRLRREADPEPEPGNPRPVNVPKPIYVPPPRPPHPRLRREADPEPEPEAYRTVYVPPPRPPHPRLRREADPEPEPGKPKPLTLPKEQVYVPPPRPPHPRLRREADPEPEPGKPRPVNVPRPVYIPPPRPPHPRL; encoded by the exons ATGAAGTACACTTCAACAATGAAGACTTTCTTCATCCTGACAATTTTCGCCATCGCCTGTACGGCGATGGCAGCTAGCGAGGTTGTTGAGGGACCACCTGGCCCACCCCATACG CGTTTACGTCGTGAAGCCGACCCAGAAGCAGAACCCGGAAGACCTAAGCCAATATATGTCCCTCCTCCACGACCACCACACCCG CGTCTTCGTCGTGAAGCCGATCCAGAAGCAGAACCCGGAAGACCTATGCCAATATATGTCCCTCCTCCACGACCACCACACCCG CGTCTTCGTCGTGAAGCCGATCCAGAAGCAGAACCCGGAAGACCTATGCCAATATATGTCCCTCCTCCACGACCACCACACCCG CGTCTCCGCCGTGAAGCCGACCCAGAGCCTGAACCCGGTAAACCTATGCCAGTAAATGTACCAAGGCCAGTGTATATTCCTCCCCCCAGACCGCCACACCCG CGTCTTCGTCGTGAAGCTGACCCAGAGCCAGAACCCGAAGCATATAGGCCAGTGTATGTTCCTCCTCCGAGACCGCCACACCCG CGTCTCCGCCGTGAAGCCGACCCAGAGCCTGAACCCGGTAAACCTATGCCAGTAAATGTACCAAGGCCAGTGTATATTCCTCCCCCCAGACCGCCACACCCG CGTCTTCGTCGTGAAGCTGACCCAGAGCCAGAACCCGAAGCATATAGGCCAGTGTATGTTCCTCCTCCGAGACCGCCACACCCG CGTCTTCGTCGTGAAGCTGATCCAGAGCCTGAACCCGGTAACCCTCGGCCAGTAAATATACCTAAGCCAATATATGTCCCTCCTCCACGACCACCACACCCG CGTCTGCGCCGTGAAGCCGACCCAGAGCCTGAACCCGGTAAACCTATGCCAGTAAATGTACCAAGGCCAGTGTATATTCCTCCCCCCAGACCGCCACACCCG CGTCTCCGCCGTGAAGCCGACCCAGAGCCTGAACCCGAAGCATATAGGCCAGTGTATGTTCCTCCTCCGAGGCCGCCACACCCG CGTCTTCGTCGTGAAGCTGATCCAGAGCCTGAACCCGGTAACCCTAGACCAGTAAATGTACCAAAGCCAATATATGTCCCTCCTCCACGACCACCACACCCG CGTCTTCGACGTGAAGCTGATCCAGAGCCTGAGCCCGAAGCATATAGGACAGTGTATGTTCCTCCTCCGAGACCGCCACACCCG CGTCTTCGTCGTGAAGCCGACCCAGAGCCTGAACCCGGAAAACCTAAGCCACTAACTTTACCAAAGGAACAAGTATATGTCCCTCCTCCGCGACCACCACACCCG cGTCTCCGCCGTGAAGCCGACCCAGAGCCTGAACCTGGTAAACCTAGGCCAGTAAATGTACCAAGGCCAGTGTATATTCCTCCCCCCAGACCGCCACACCCG CGTCTCTGA
- the Apid1 gene encoding apidaecin 1 isoform X31: MKYTSTMKTFFILTIFAIACTAMAASEVVEGPPGPPHTRLRREADPEAEPGRPKPIYVPPPRPPHPRLRREADPEAEPGRPMPIYVPPPRPPHPRLRREADPEAEPGRPMPIYVPPPRPPHPRLRREADPEPEPGKPMPVNVPRPVYIPPPRPPHPRLRREADPEPEPEAYRPVYVPPPRPPHPRLRREADPEPEPGNPRPVNIPKPIYVPPPRPPHPRLRREADPEPEPGKPMPVNVPRPVYIPPPRPPHPRLRREADPEPEPEAYRPVYVPPPRPPHPRLRREADPEPEPGNPRPVNIPKPIYVPPPRPPHPRLRREADPEPEPGKPMPVNVPRPVYIPPPRPPHPRLRREADPEPEPGNPRPVNVPKPIYVPPPRPPHPRLRREADPEPEPGKPRPVNVPRPVYIPPPRPPHPRL; encoded by the exons ATGAAGTACACTTCAACAATGAAGACTTTCTTCATCCTGACAATTTTCGCCATCGCCTGTACGGCGATGGCAGCTAGCGAGGTTGTTGAGGGACCACCTGGCCCACCCCATACG CGTTTACGTCGTGAAGCCGACCCAGAAGCAGAACCCGGAAGACCTAAGCCAATATATGTCCCTCCTCCACGACCACCACACCCG CGTCTTCGTCGTGAAGCCGATCCAGAAGCAGAACCCGGAAGACCTATGCCAATATATGTCCCTCCTCCACGACCACCACACCCG CGTCTTCGTCGTGAAGCCGATCCAGAAGCAGAACCCGGAAGACCTATGCCAATATATGTCCCTCCTCCACGACCACCACACCCG CGTCTCCGCCGTGAAGCCGACCCAGAGCCTGAACCCGGTAAACCTATGCCAGTAAATGTACCAAGGCCAGTGTATATTCCTCCCCCCAGACCGCCACACCCG CGTCTTCGTCGTGAAGCTGACCCAGAGCCAGAACCCGAAGCATATAGGCCAGTGTATGTTCCTCCTCCGAGACCGCCACACCCG CGTCTTCGTCGTGAAGCTGATCCAGAGCCTGAACCCGGTAACCCTCGGCCAGTAAATATACCTAAGCCAATATATGTCCCTCCTCCACGACCACCACACCCG CGTCTCCGCCGTGAAGCCGACCCAGAGCCTGAACCCGGTAAACCTATGCCAGTAAATGTACCAAGGCCAGTGTATATTCCTCCCCCCAGACCGCCACACCCG CGTCTTCGTCGTGAAGCTGACCCAGAGCCAGAACCCGAAGCATATAGGCCAGTGTATGTTCCTCCTCCGAGACCGCCACACCCG CGTCTTCGTCGTGAAGCTGATCCAGAGCCTGAACCCGGTAACCCTCGGCCAGTAAATATACCTAAGCCAATATATGTCCCTCCTCCACGACCACCACACCCG CGTCTGCGCCGTGAAGCCGACCCAGAGCCTGAACCCGGTAAACCTATGCCAGTAAATGTACCAAGGCCAGTGTATATTCCTCCCCCCAGACCGCCACACCCG CGTCTTCGTCGTGAAGCTGATCCAGAGCCTGAACCCGGTAACCCTAGACCAGTAAATGTACCAAAGCCAATATATGTCCCTCCTCCACGACCACCACACCCG cGTCTCCGCCGTGAAGCCGACCCAGAGCCTGAACCTGGTAAACCTAGGCCAGTAAATGTACCAAGGCCAGTGTATATTCCTCCCCCCAGACCGCCACACCCG CGTCTCTGA